A window of the Synechococcus sp. JA-3-3Ab genome harbors these coding sequences:
- the nadC gene encoding carboxylating nicotinate-nucleotide diphosphorylase: protein MTQALYIPEETLCAWLQEDLGHGDLTSELTLPPSVEGEAVILAKEPGILAGLEIARRVFRLVDPQLAFASQVEEGASVVAGQEVVQIKGSLRGILAAERLALNLLQRLSGIATLTRTYVEALRGTSTQLLDTRKTTPGLRALEKYAVRVGGGKNHRFGLFDGILIKENHIRGAGGILAAVQRAKAGAPHHLKVEVEVRNLQELEEALAAGADLILLDNFPLEQIRAAVQRVGGKVPLEASGNMNLERARKAAEAGVDYISVGALTHSAKALDLSLLVVRP from the coding sequence ATGACGCAAGCATTATACATCCCGGAGGAGACCCTGTGTGCCTGGCTACAAGAAGATCTCGGCCACGGCGATCTCACCAGCGAGCTGACCCTGCCCCCCAGCGTTGAGGGGGAGGCGGTGATCCTGGCCAAGGAGCCAGGGATCCTAGCTGGCCTGGAAATTGCCAGGCGGGTTTTCCGGCTGGTGGATCCCCAGCTAGCGTTCGCCTCCCAGGTAGAGGAGGGAGCCTCTGTTGTCGCTGGCCAGGAGGTAGTCCAGATCAAGGGATCCCTGCGGGGCATTCTGGCGGCAGAACGGCTGGCGCTGAACCTTCTCCAAAGGCTTTCCGGCATTGCCACCCTCACCCGCACCTACGTAGAGGCGCTGCGGGGAACCTCAACCCAGCTTCTGGACACCCGCAAAACTACCCCCGGCTTGCGCGCCCTGGAGAAATACGCCGTGCGGGTAGGGGGCGGCAAAAACCACCGCTTTGGCCTCTTCGACGGCATCTTGATTAAGGAAAACCACATTCGCGGTGCCGGCGGCATCTTGGCAGCCGTCCAGCGGGCCAAAGCAGGTGCCCCCCACCACCTCAAGGTCGAGGTTGAGGTGCGCAACCTCCAGGAGCTGGAGGAGGCTTTGGCGGCAGGCGCCGATCTCATCCTTCTCGATAACTTCCCCTTGGAGCAGATCCGGGCTGCCGTTCAACGGGTAGGGGGGAAAGTTCCCCTAGAAGCCAGCGGCAACATGAACCTAGAGCGCGCCCGGAAAGCGGCTGAGGCAGGCGTGGATTACATCAGTGTGGGGGCCCTGACTCACTCGGCCAAGGCCCTGGATCTCTCCTTGCTCGTGGTGCGGCCCTGA